agaagctgtggctgcccctggatccctggaagtgtccaaggccaggctggacagagcttggagccacctggtatagtggaaggtgtccctgcccttggcaggagACTGGAaaaagatgagctttaaggtccccttccagcccaaaccagccTATGGTGATGCTGTGATGATCCCAGCTGAAGAACAGAGCTGCAGACTGGCCAGTCTGCATCAAACACAGGCCCCACACAGGGACTGGAGACATCAATTCTCTCATCTTCTGGAGAGGGCCACCAAGCAagattttcctgttgtttttttttgccacgAGTGCAGCCCTTAAGGACACAATTAGCTAGCTAGACACGAGTCACACTGGAACTTGCAAGTACAATGGTTTTGGGGTTGGCAGGGAGAGATCTTTCATTAAACCATCATAGCTGGAAAACCTCTGAGACACCTCAAGTCTCTGCCAGTGCCTTGCAAGCAGCTCATCACGAAGGAGACAGGCAGGATTTACCTTCCACCTCATGAAGACATAGTCCCCATTTTTTAGATCTTCATAATCAAAGTCATCAGAGTTAAATGTTTTTGCATACTGGTAAAAAGCCTGGAACTTtccctgaaacaaaaaaaaagggaaaaaaaaacaaaaacgaTGCTTATAGGAATAGAAGTTCTAGTCCCAGCTGCTATTTAGGAGCAAAATCTATGATACCCACAGCCATATCCAGCCTGGCTGGAGAAGTTCCTGCACTTCCAGACAAAGAAATATAACAAACATCAAAGCTTGGCAAACAAAAGCCAAGGTAAAGGTGGGGACATGAtcaggtggctgctgtggcCTCAAAACAGCAGGTGcaccctgccctgagcagagaCACAGGTTCCAGTTGCCCTAACTGTGCCAGTAAGAGTCCCTCTCCCCTTCTCCATTCCATTTTGCAATGAGACTCCAAAAATAAGGAGTGTGCTCTCTTAGGGGGTCAAGAGATACGGATttcttctgctcccttccaaccccatgGCCAACAAGTGGAAAACAAGACATCCCCTCCCTCATCACAGACCACAGCTTGCTGGAGAGACCTCTGTTTGCAAAGACCCCAGTGGGAGGAGGGAGACAGCCAGAAAGGAGGTCTCCAGGCCTTTCTGCCAGCTCTTGCAAGGGCACACACTGCACCTCTCCTCCAAAGCAGCAGCCCAGACCCACCCTCTGCCCCAGATTTATAGATTTATTCACCCAGTGTTTACGATCCACGTCCTCGTCAGCGTCCCACTTGCGTGTTAGGAACGGGTGTTTCTTACTGATTATCTCTCCTTCGAAGAACGTGGTGAGGGTTGGATACTCCTGGCAGAGGGGACACAAAGCTAAGGTCACAAATGTCACCTACAGACACAAACCCAAGAGCAGACCAAGCTCCATGCACTCAGTAGAAAGCATCTCCTAGGGAGAGCCCCAGGCAATATGAGGCTGTTGCTCCCATCCCTTGTCCTGCCCCACGACTCTCCAAGGATCCCACAGCCTCCATGCTCTTATTCCAgcctttctctgcctttcttctCACTTTATGAAACCAGGAGACAAgtcagagctgggctggggggaaggGTTTGGAACACAAGTCTAgtaaggagcagctgagggggcTGGAGTGGCTCAGCCTAGGAAAAATGACCCTCACTCTCCCAACTTCCTGACAGGAGGGTACAGGGCTCTGCccccagggaacaagggacaggacaagtaGAAATCTCCTCAAATTGTACCAAGGAGGTTTAgattgcccagggaagtggtggacCTGGCTATGTCCTGCGTCAGGGGTTGGATTCAACAATTCTAGAGGGATTTTCCAACTTTAAATGATTCCATGAAGCTCCCAGCTGGATGACATTTACAACCAGCACCATCCCCCGGGTGGCCAAATCTACAACATGTTCAGTATCTCCACTTCCTATTTctggcagcagcttctcccacccaaccaggaaaaaaaaaaccccaccttaACACAGCCcctttttgtgttgttttgcaGTTAACACTCACCTCTGTAAGGCCTTTAATCTTCAAGTATCCACAGAGATAGGAGTTTTCCATATCCACATGCTGGAAAAGAGTGCAAAGTCCAACCATAAAAATAGGCATGAAGATGCATGCTTGATTCAAAGAAGTTTCTAACCCTTCAGAGGATAATTTCAGGATAAGCTCCAGCTGATAAACACTGTCCAGCTCACTGCCCAATATTCACACTGCCAGCTGTTTTCCATGGGAACCACCTGGAAAGATCATTTGCAGGTGCCCAGCTCACCTCTGGCAGCCTTTACATCCCAGGCCTGTTCCCAAGGCAACACCCTCTGCCCAGAACACTCCAGCAGGAAGCAAATCCCCTTTCCAGCCGGAAGGGATCTGATTCACAGTGTTCTCCAAGAAAAAGCATCCCTGGAAGAATCACCCACACCCCCAGCATTTTGCAGGAGGCCTTTCTCTGAAATCTAAAGCTTTTATGCCACCTGTACGTTGAGTTATCAGACTGCATCTatctgtgctgtgcagaaagTAGGCAGGGATTTGCCTGCTCCTTTAAAAGCAGAGATATTCCAAGATTTTCCCTGACATCTCCAGATCTGCTTCCAAAACATGCAATGAGTTATTCACGGAAGCGCAAACCTCTCCTGTGAGAAGATGGATCTCCACCTGTGATCAAAGGATGGCAACGtttccctgtgttcagcacagggagagcaggCAGGCCCCTCTCCTCAGCTGACACATGCAAAACAGCCACGTTTTTGGCACAAAAGCAGCGTTTTTAAGCACAGAACCACAGCTAGCCCCTGCGAGGTAGCAGCGTGCAGTGGAACTGAGCAGCCATGGGATGTCCCCAGCACAACAAATCCCACCAGGAACATGGAGAACTGAACATAAAAATACCCCACCGGCTTGgaatcatcacagaatcactaaggttggaaaagaaccTATGAGATCATCCTACGACTGATTCACTACCTTGTCAACCAGatcagagcactgagtgccacgtccagtctTTCTTTAAAAcgcctccagggatggtgactccaccacctccctagGCAGCCAATAACCTTCTCTGTGAAGAAACTCGTCCTGATATCGAGGGATAAGGTGCTGTGGGTGCTGTCGCAAGGGGCCGGCAGGGCGGGAACGGCCACCGCGGCCTGAGGCGAGCGGGTCCCCCGCTCGCCTCAGGCCGCGGTGGACGTTCCCACCCCGCCAGGGCTCGGCTCGCCCCGCCGTCCTCCTCACCTGCATGACGACCTCCACCTCGTAGGCGTTGCCTTTACTGCGCTGCTGCCCGCGGAACTTAGCCCCGCTGTAGAGCAGCGAAGTCGCCACTCCGGGCTGCGCCGTGTTGATGGGAGGCGGCGGCACCAGGCTGCTGGCGGCCGCACCAGTGGAAGGGGAAGACGACGAGCTCCCCGCCCCTCCAGCGCGGCGCCTTTCGCTCCGAACCGGCATCTCGGGGGGGTCCCCGGGCGCCAGCGtggccggggccggggcgcggcCGGGGAACGccgcccgctccgctccgctccctcACGCCGCGGCCGCCGCTGGGTCGGGGCCTCCCGGCAGCGCCTCCGCGCGCTCCCATTGGCCCTCGCGCGCGTGGCGGAGGGGCGATCCCTAGCTCTGATTGGTTGCTGGAGCGGTAACGGGCGTTGATTGGTTGTGCTGCCCCCTGGCGCTGCTGGGAAATGTAGGGTTTCTAGCCACGCAGCGCGGATTGGCTCACGGCTACCGGCAAGATGGCGGCGCCCAGAGAGCGGCGCTGAGCGCAGTCGGGACGAGGTTGCTATGTCGTCTGTCGCGATGTGGCGCGGCTGTCGCCGCCTATGGTGGACCTACTCCCCGCCCGCTCGGCTCCCCCGACCGCctcttgcagctgctgggagcggCCCTGTGGGGCCATGTGGGCGCCGGGCGTATGCCCCGCCGACAGGTGAGGGAGTACCGGGGCGGCTCTAGCCCcgttttggggagggggggtccTTCCCTGGGGACCCTTATTCCAAGGTCACCCAGGGCAGGACTGGGACCGGCACGGCCTCGCGGGGACCGCGCTCCTTACGGCCGCTGagagccctggtgctggggCTTCCCCCCTGCGCCCTTTCTCTCTCGTTAATGTGTGTTTGCTGCGGGCAAGGTTCACTGGCAGCGCGGCTAAGCCCTTACCGAACCAGTTTGTTActcttatttttgtgttttgttggaTTTTAGGGATTGTGAGGGAAAGGGACTCAGGCGAAGCGGTACGGATATGT
The Cinclus cinclus chromosome 16, bCinCin1.1, whole genome shotgun sequence DNA segment above includes these coding regions:
- the GID4 gene encoding LOW QUALITY PROTEIN: glucose-induced degradation protein 4 homolog (The sequence of the model RefSeq protein was modified relative to this genomic sequence to represent the inferred CDS: inserted 2 bases in 1 codon), translated to MGARGGAAGRPRPSGGRGVRERXAERAAFPGRAPAPATLAPGDPPEMPVRSERRRAGGAGSSSSSPSTGAAASSLVPPPPINTAQPGVATSLLYSGAKFRGQQRSKGNAYEVEVVMQHVDMENSYLCGYLKIKGLTEEYPTLTTFFEGEIISKKHPFLTRKWDADEDVDRKHWGKFQAFYQYAKTFNSDDFDYEDLKNGDYVFMRWKEQFLVPDHTIKDISGASFAGFYYICFQKSAASIEGYYYHRSSEWYQSLNLTHVPEHSAPIYEFR